CAATCGCTAGGTTATTGCTTTCGGTGGCACCGGAAGTGAAGTAAATCTCGCTCGGTTTAGCCCCCAGGATTTTTGCGACCGATTTGCGGCTGGCTTCGATTTGCCGCCTGCTGGCTTGGGCTGATAAGTAAATGGCCGATGGGTTATAAAAATCGGCTGCCGCCTTAGACATGGCAGCGGCTACTGTCTTATCCAGCGGCGTGGCGGCCGCATAATCTAAATAAATCGGTTTCACAGCACTAATTTTACTAAACGGCGCGGTTGTAGATTTCCCGCATAACGCGTTGATAATACAGTTTGATCGCGCCCAAAAGATTGGTTTCTTCTTGCGGATCAACATAATGGTAGGTGTTATTGCCTTGGGTCTTTAATATGCCCGTCGGCCGAATTTCATAACGCGTAGTTAGAGTTCGGCGCTGACCGGTATGATCTGTCCATTCTTCATACCAAACGCAAGAATGCTCATCAAGACAGAAAAATTGACGCTTGCCGCCAGCTGGAACCGGCCCGAACAGTTGGCCGCCAATAGCGGCTTCTTGGCGTAACAACTCACGAATCTTAACCGCTTTGAGTGACGCGACATCCTTTGGTTTAGCTCTAAACATATTCTTAAACATGGTCTAGGCCGCCATCCGACGATTAGCTTCATCGTCTCTTGTCCGTGTAAGCGACTCTAGCATATCGCTGGCTTCCGCTCGTTGGCGGTGCCTTTCCAGCGAACTAATTTCTGGAAACTCCTCCGCTTTCTGACTTTGGTCAATGATTTTTTCGGCCGCGGTCAAACCTATGCGCTCGGCCATGGTTTGCTGGTGCAAACCTTCGATAAAACTACCATTACTGTAGGCTACGCTCCGTGGTTCCATCTCATCGACTAAATCAATATTAGCCGGATTTGCCGCCGGTTGTTCGTTGCCGTTTTGGCTGGTTGGAAACTGGAATATATTGTCGTCGCTCATGGCTGTTCTACCTCGAGTTTAAATAGCTCGGCAGCGTTTTTTGTGGTCGATTTTTGGACGTCTTCCACTGCTTCTTGGCGTAAATTCGCCAAAAACTCTGCCACTAGAGCCACATACCTCGGTTCGTTAACTTTACCACGATGTGGGACAGGAGTCAAGAAGGGAGCGTCGGTTTCTAGCACCAGTCTATCAAGCGGTACGGCCCGGGCGGCCGTTAGCTGATCCTGATCGCTTGAGAACGTCATGATGCCGTTTAGGCCGACCATCAAGCCGCGGCTTAATATTTGTTCCAGCTCCGTTAAGCCGGCGCTAAAACTATGGACTACCCCTCTAACTCCGGAATACGAATCAAAGATCGGCCAAAAATCGGCAAAGGCCGATCGAATATGAAAAATCAGTGGCAATTTGTGTTTAAGCGCCAGTTCAATTTGGTTTCTTAATGCCGTTTCCTGTTCATTTTTCGGCGAGTGCTGGTAGTAATAATCCAAACCGCACTCGCCGATTGCTACCACTTTTGGCCGGGCGGCCAAAACGGCAATTAATTTCAGCGATTTCGGCCCCGATTTGGCGTCATGCGGGTGCAGGCCAACGCTCGCCCGACAACTAGGCTTATCGGCTACAAACGCCACTGCTCGCTGGCTATCGGCCGCGTCGGTACCGACACAAATCATCTGCTCAACACCGGCCGCCCCGGCTGATTGGATAACCGCGTCTGGTGCCAGCTGATAATTTGCCATATGGATGTGACAGTGTGTGTCGATCAGTCCCATCGGGTCAAAATTATGATTTAGCCAAGCTCATTTAGCAAACCGCTTGTAACGATTAATTAGCAGTGCTTTAATAAGTTATTCCGATTTCCAGAGGTGGGGGATGAACATTCTGACATTGGTCGGGCTAACCGGCGCGGCCATGGTAATAATCTTGCTTTGGGCGACGTGGGCGGACTGGAACCCTTGGCTCGATCGCTTTAGTCTCTTGATCCTGGTCAGCTTGTTCTTGCTCACGGTGGTGGCTAGCTTCCAGGTTGTGGTCGAGTACTCCAACATCGGCTCGGGACCAGATCGGGTAGAACAACGCGTTAAGCAGGCTTCGGCTGCGCTGACCGAACAAGGCTGGCTCCAGATCAGACCGGTCAACGAACGGCAGTTGGTTTTTGTCTCTAGTCTGTCCGGTTGTCGCATCGGTCTTAAGGCCACGCCAAACGGCGAGGTAGTAGCCGTTGCCAGTAACCAGCTCGATCCAACCAAGATTTTTCGGGCGCCGATTAGGCCCGATGATCTGCTCCAGCATTTGCACTGGAGTTGTTTCCAGGGCAACCAGACCGGTCCCTGCGGTTGGTTGATGTCTGGTTCGCTCAATGGCCACCAGCCAACCGTGGTTTACGAGCGTCGAATCGGCACCAACTGCCAATCCTAAGGAGTCTCTCCGGCCGCACTCCTTGGGAGAGCAATCAACTAGCGGCCGCTAACCGGAGGCTTCAATCAATTTTTAAGCTTCCGGTTGGCTGGGTGAAAGTTCAATCCGCGGAAATAGCGGCCCGTCGTAATTCTTAACCACTCCGCCGCTGAAGATATCGGCGATGGCCTGTCCGGTCCGCGGCAAAAAAGGCTCGATCAACGAACCAATTTGCAGCAAACTGCCAGTGCTGTACGCCAACACTTCTTTTAAATGCTCTTTGTCCTGTTTGGCAATCTCCCACGGCTTTTCTTCGTCTATGTACTGATTTTGTCCCCTTATCATGGTAAAAACATAATCCAGCGCCTTATCAAACCGGAAGGCGGACAGGCTGTCGTAGTACGGCCCGGTGTCGTGTTCACCCGGGGGGATTTCGCCGATTACGCCGTCTTGGTAGCGATTTAGCATGCTGGCTATCCGCTGTACCAGGTTGCCGAGTTCATTGCCGAGCTCACCATTGTAGGCCTGCTCCATTTTGTCCCAGCTAAAATCTCCATCGTCGTAGCTCGGGATGTGGCGCAGGAAGTAGTAGCGCATGGCGTCCGAACCGAACTTACTGATCACTTCAAGCGGCGACACGGTATTGCCGATGCTTTTACTCATTTTTTGGTTAGCCACGGTAACAAAGCCGTGAACGTAGAGATTTTTGGGCAAATCCAGCTTTAGCGCCAGTAACATGGCCGGCCAGATCGCGGCGTGAAACCGCAAAATATCCTTGCCGATAACCTGTACGTCAGCTGGCCAATATTTCTTCAGGTCGTCGGCCTTGGGGTAGGCCAATACGGTTATATAATTCATCAAGGCTTCAAACCAAACGTAAATGGTTTGATCGGGGTCGTCCGGCACCGGTATGCCCCAACCAACTTTTGATTTTGGCCGGGAGATGCTGATATCCTCCAGGCCATCCTTTAGTAGGCTTAGTATTTCGTGCTTGCGGGTGGCTGGAACGATATTAAACCGGCCGTCATTAATGGCTTTGGCTATTTGGTCGTTGAATCCGCTAAGTTTAAAGAAATAATTTTCTTCGGTCGTCTTTTGCAACCGCGCATAGCGTTCCGGCTCG
This region of Candidatus Saccharimonadales bacterium genomic DNA includes:
- a CDS encoding TatD family hydrolase, with protein sequence MGLIDTHCHIHMANYQLAPDAVIQSAGAAGVEQMICVGTDAADSQRAVAFVADKPSCRASVGLHPHDAKSGPKSLKLIAVLAARPKVVAIGECGLDYYYQHSPKNEQETALRNQIELALKHKLPLIFHIRSAFADFWPIFDSYSGVRGVVHSFSAGLTELEQILSRGLMVGLNGIMTFSSDQDQLTAARAVPLDRLVLETDAPFLTPVPHRGKVNEPRYVALVAEFLANLRQEAVEDVQKSTTKNAAELFKLEVEQP
- the metG gene encoding methionine--tRNA ligase codes for the protein MAKFYVTTAIPYVNAPPHVGNAIDFTCADVLARYHRQRGDDVVFSTGTDEHGGKNAEAAAKVNLTPKKYVDNLSENFKNFAQALDISYDRFIRTTDQQHVAGAKAIWKKLKPHIYRGKYAGMYDQKEEEFITNERAREIKQHEPERYARLQKTTEENYFFKLSGFNDQIAKAINDGRFNIVPATRKHEILSLLKDGLEDISISRPKSKVGWGIPVPDDPDQTIYVWFEALMNYITVLAYPKADDLKKYWPADVQVIGKDILRFHAAIWPAMLLALKLDLPKNLYVHGFVTVANQKMSKSIGNTVSPLEVISKFGSDAMRYYFLRHIPSYDDGDFSWDKMEQAYNGELGNELGNLVQRIASMLNRYQDGVIGEIPPGEHDTGPYYDSLSAFRFDKALDYVFTMIRGQNQYIDEEKPWEIAKQDKEHLKEVLAYSTGSLLQIGSLIEPFLPRTGQAIADIFSGGVVKNYDGPLFPRIELSPSQPEA